In the Paenibacillus pabuli genome, one interval contains:
- a CDS encoding DUF3243 domain-containing protein has protein sequence MSTDKTVLSSFDTWKKFLGDRVQQAEKMGMSEDTINKLAYEIGDFLDEKVDPANHSNRALKEIWDVGDAEERRTIARLMVKLAKQNA, from the coding sequence ATGTCAACAGATAAAACGGTGCTCAGCAGTTTTGACACATGGAAAAAGTTCTTGGGTGATCGCGTACAGCAAGCCGAGAAGATGGGGATGAGTGAAGATACCATCAACAAACTTGCGTATGAGATTGGTGACTTTCTGGATGAGAAAGTGGATCCAGCGAACCATTCCAACCGGGCATTGAAAGAAATATGGGATGTCGGCGATGCCGAAGAGCGTCGTACGATTGCGCGCCTGATGGTCAAACTGGCCAAACAAAACGCATAA
- a CDS encoding YajQ family cyclic di-GMP-binding protein, whose protein sequence is MSSENSFDIVSKMDLQELTNAVTQTEKEISTRYDFKGSKSSLKLDKDALTIVSDDETKLKAVIDVLQSKMAKRNLPLKNIDYGKVEPASSGTVRQRLSFKQGIDQDIAKKINILIRDSKMKVKSQIQGDQLRVTGKSKNDLQAVMQLLNGANLPLDLQYTNFK, encoded by the coding sequence TTGAGCTCAGAAAATTCGTTCGATATCGTGTCCAAAATGGACTTGCAGGAATTAACGAATGCCGTTACACAGACGGAAAAGGAAATCAGCACACGTTACGATTTTAAGGGCAGCAAAAGCAGCTTAAAACTGGACAAGGATGCATTGACAATTGTATCCGATGATGAAACCAAACTTAAGGCTGTCATTGATGTACTTCAATCCAAAATGGCTAAGCGGAATCTGCCGCTCAAAAACATTGACTATGGCAAAGTGGAGCCAGCTTCATCCGGCACAGTACGCCAGCGTCTGAGTTTTAAACAGGGAATTGATCAGGATATCGCGAAAAAGATCAATATTCTGATTCGGGATTCCAAAATGAAGGTGAAGAGTCAGATTCAAGGGGACCAGCTCCGGGTAACTGGTAAGAGTAAAAATGATTTGCAAGCCGTTATGCAGCTTTTGAATGGTGCCAATCTGCCTCTTGATTTGCAATATACCAATTTCAAATAA
- the sleB gene encoding spore cortex-lytic enzyme, with the protein MRKMNIWLFTAILLMSALGIRYLLPDHSATQESKPNISQVEEKTLPTFSSNTVQYGSYGQDVYELQGRLKYLGFYNGKIDSNFGSSTLKSVKWFQSEFGMKADGVVGAKTKLKLYNATKQWSPTEPPLHKESSGQGEDKNNNADKEQDNMGSANSMGLSENEIKIMANAVYGESRGEPFEGQVAVAAVILNRVKSPSFPNTPSGVIFQPGAFTAVADGQIYLEPNAQARKAVEQAMNGWDPSGGCLYYFNPKTATSKWIWTRPQVKTIGQHIFCM; encoded by the coding sequence ATGCGAAAAATGAACATATGGCTTTTCACTGCGATCTTGCTGATGTCTGCATTGGGAATTCGTTATTTGCTCCCGGATCATTCGGCAACCCAAGAATCCAAACCAAATATCTCCCAAGTGGAAGAGAAGACGCTGCCCACCTTCAGTAGCAACACCGTGCAGTATGGAAGCTATGGGCAGGATGTATACGAACTCCAAGGCAGACTGAAGTACTTAGGTTTTTACAATGGTAAAATCGACAGTAACTTTGGCAGCAGCACGCTAAAATCCGTAAAGTGGTTTCAATCTGAATTCGGCATGAAGGCGGATGGTGTGGTTGGCGCTAAAACTAAGCTGAAGTTGTACAATGCCACCAAACAATGGTCCCCGACCGAGCCGCCACTGCACAAAGAATCATCAGGCCAGGGTGAGGACAAAAACAACAATGCGGATAAAGAGCAGGATAATATGGGTTCCGCAAACTCCATGGGCTTATCTGAGAATGAAATTAAGATTATGGCCAACGCGGTATATGGAGAATCCCGGGGAGAACCTTTTGAAGGTCAGGTTGCTGTAGCAGCAGTCATATTGAATCGCGTAAAATCACCGAGTTTTCCAAATACACCATCCGGTGTCATTTTCCAGCCAGGTGCATTTACTGCCGTAGCTGATGGGCAGATCTATCTGGAACCCAATGCTCAGGCACGTAAAGCAGTTGAGCAGGCAATGAATGGCTGGGACCCATCAGGCGGTTGCCTGTATTACTTTAATCCCAAGACGGCCACTTCCAAATGGATCTGGACCCGTCCTCAGGTGAAAACAATCGGTCAGCATATCTTTTGTATGTGA
- a CDS encoding DUF3388 domain-containing protein, which translates to MESKQWYMEYKIHKNRPGLLGDIASMLGMLEVNILTINGVEGKTRGMLLESDDDEKIRLLGEMLAKVNSITVSALRQPKLVDILAVRHGRYIDRDSDDRKTFRFTRDELGLLVDFLGEVFKREGNQVIGLRGMPRVGKTESIIAGSVCAMKRWTFVSSTLLRQTIRSQLSEDEMNPNNVFIIDGIVSTIRSSERHYNLLQDIMTMPSTKVIEHPDIFVQESEYDYNDFDIIIELRNSPNEEIIYDTFTASYTDEL; encoded by the coding sequence ATGGAATCTAAACAATGGTATATGGAATACAAAATACATAAGAACAGACCCGGTTTGTTGGGGGACATTGCCTCCATGCTGGGGATGCTTGAAGTGAATATATTGACCATTAACGGTGTTGAAGGCAAGACAAGGGGAATGCTGCTTGAATCCGATGACGATGAGAAGATTCGTTTGCTGGGTGAGATGCTTGCAAAAGTGAACAGCATTACCGTCTCTGCGCTGCGCCAGCCCAAACTGGTCGACATTTTGGCTGTGCGTCATGGCCGATACATTGACCGCGATTCCGATGATCGCAAAACTTTTCGTTTCACCCGGGATGAACTTGGGTTACTTGTGGACTTTTTGGGTGAAGTATTTAAAAGGGAAGGCAATCAGGTTATCGGCCTGAGGGGCATGCCTCGTGTCGGTAAAACGGAATCAATAATCGCTGGCAGCGTTTGTGCAATGAAACGATGGACGTTTGTTTCGTCTACTTTGCTTCGTCAAACCATAAGGAGCCAGCTCTCCGAGGACGAAATGAACCCAAACAATGTGTTTATCATTGATGGCATTGTAAGTACGATTCGTTCAAGTGAACGGCATTATAATCTGTTGCAGGATATTATGACGATGCCGAGCACCAAAGTCATTGAGCATCCTGATATTTTTGTGCAGGAATCGGAATATGACTATAATGATTTTGATATTATTATTGAACTTCGCAACAGTCCGAATGAGGAAATTATTTATGATACGTTTACGGCCAGCTACACCGACGAACTGTAA
- a CDS encoding RodZ family helix-turn-helix domain-containing protein: MSELGQQLREARLQKGMSLDDVQEMTKIRKRYLEAIEAGDYKVLPGSFYVRAFIKTYAETVGLNPDELLEGHKKDVPAEETEATMEPVIQKRSSRPVERSNRWMSVALMWTFPILIVALLYVYVVMNRDDADTQGVDQTKITDSQQTPNDQPDETTDNGQASTPPDNDSTGQETGQGEGEAGGNGGGNDAAGETDTEGQTDEQTPNDAEDQEPADNAGAVTVAEDGKSGNITNFKVNGSAGQPVKVTINASGQSWLEVYKGENSSGEKLQFGMTADGDSMSFDLDSTGLYIKSGYAAATTIEVGGQVVTDGKATNRIRLQLGDESAGTSTETNSSSVEGSEAGTEGSATGGE; this comes from the coding sequence ATGTCTGAACTGGGTCAGCAGTTAAGAGAGGCCCGGCTGCAAAAAGGGATGAGTCTCGACGATGTACAGGAAATGACTAAAATTCGCAAGAGGTATCTGGAAGCTATAGAGGCTGGGGACTATAAGGTGCTGCCTGGCAGCTTTTACGTGCGAGCTTTCATTAAAACCTATGCGGAGACGGTGGGACTAAACCCTGATGAGCTGCTGGAGGGACACAAAAAAGATGTACCGGCAGAGGAAACGGAAGCGACGATGGAGCCCGTGATTCAAAAACGTTCGAGTCGGCCAGTAGAGCGCAGTAATCGATGGATGTCTGTAGCGTTAATGTGGACATTTCCGATTCTGATTGTTGCCTTGCTGTACGTGTATGTAGTCATGAACAGAGATGATGCAGATACGCAAGGTGTGGATCAAACCAAAATTACAGACAGTCAGCAAACGCCAAATGACCAACCTGATGAGACGACGGACAACGGGCAAGCGTCCACTCCACCGGATAACGACTCTACAGGTCAAGAAACCGGTCAGGGAGAAGGAGAAGCAGGTGGCAATGGTGGTGGTAACGATGCTGCTGGTGAGACGGATACCGAAGGCCAAACGGATGAACAAACCCCGAATGACGCCGAAGATCAAGAGCCTGCAGATAATGCTGGGGCAGTAACGGTTGCTGAAGATGGTAAATCGGGTAATATTACGAATTTCAAAGTAAATGGAAGTGCAGGTCAACCGGTTAAGGTTACCATTAATGCTTCGGGTCAGAGCTGGCTCGAAGTGTATAAAGGTGAAAATTCAAGCGGAGAAAAACTGCAATTTGGTATGACAGCTGATGGAGACAGTATGTCTTTTGATCTGGATAGTACCGGCTTGTACATTAAGTCTGGATATGCTGCTGCTACGACCATTGAAGTTGGAGGTCAAGTCGTAACGGATGGTAAGGCCACCAACCGGATTCGTCTTCAATTAGGAGATGAAAGTGCAGGCACATCTACCGAAACGAACTCAAGCTCTGTCGAAGGATCCGAAGCAGGAACCGAAGGCTCTGCCACAGGCGGCGAATAA
- the yfmH gene encoding EF-P 5-aminopentanol modification-associated protein YfmH codes for MESIHYEHLQETLYHEVMDNGLHVYVLPKPGFQKTFATFATKYGSVDNHFQVEGQEEVQVPDGIAHFLEHKMFEEPTGDIFATFASNGASANAFTSFDQTVYLFSATEHVNENIQTLVNFVQNPYFTDQNVDKEKGIIAQEINMYADNPDWRVYFGLIEAMYQKHPVHIDIAGTVESIGTITKETLYTCYNAFYHPSNMLLFVVGGVEPQEVMDMVRSNQAEKNYEPQGEIKRIFEEEPAGVVEARREARLAVSLPKCLFGFKETDVGFTGENLLRRDMTTKLMLDLLFGSSTALFQKLYDEDLISDSFGHEYISSPQYAFSVVGGDTKDPDLLLARIREEVDAIVKKGFEASDFERARKKKIGGYLRMLNSPENIAHEFTREQFRGGDFFNMVPIYESITLEEVNRRLEEHIRWEQLAVSLVVSP; via the coding sequence GTGGAGAGCATACATTACGAGCATTTGCAGGAAACGCTGTACCACGAAGTCATGGATAATGGGCTTCATGTCTATGTATTGCCCAAACCCGGATTCCAGAAAACCTTTGCCACGTTTGCAACCAAATACGGCTCTGTAGACAATCATTTTCAGGTGGAAGGTCAGGAAGAAGTGCAGGTTCCCGACGGTATTGCTCATTTTCTGGAACATAAAATGTTTGAGGAGCCGACAGGGGATATTTTTGCTACTTTTGCGTCCAATGGAGCGTCGGCCAATGCTTTTACGAGTTTTGACCAGACCGTTTATTTATTCTCTGCGACAGAACATGTGAATGAAAATATACAAACATTAGTCAACTTTGTGCAAAACCCTTATTTTACGGACCAGAATGTGGACAAGGAAAAAGGTATTATTGCACAAGAAATTAATATGTATGCCGATAATCCGGACTGGCGTGTCTATTTTGGATTGATCGAAGCGATGTACCAAAAACACCCAGTGCATATAGACATTGCGGGAACGGTTGAATCAATCGGCACGATAACCAAAGAAACGCTGTACACGTGTTACAATGCCTTTTATCATCCAAGTAACATGCTTTTATTTGTAGTAGGTGGAGTCGAACCACAAGAAGTCATGGACATGGTTCGTTCGAACCAGGCGGAGAAAAACTACGAACCTCAAGGTGAGATCAAACGGATATTTGAAGAGGAACCTGCTGGGGTCGTGGAAGCCAGACGAGAAGCACGGCTCGCGGTTTCATTGCCGAAGTGTCTGTTTGGCTTTAAGGAAACGGATGTTGGATTCACGGGGGAAAATCTGCTGCGGCGCGATATGACGACCAAGTTAATGCTGGATCTTTTATTCGGCTCCAGCACGGCCCTGTTTCAAAAACTGTATGACGAAGATCTCATCTCGGACAGCTTCGGGCATGAATACATCAGTTCGCCGCAGTATGCGTTTTCTGTCGTCGGTGGTGATACTAAAGACCCGGATCTATTGCTGGCTCGCATACGGGAAGAGGTGGATGCCATTGTTAAGAAGGGATTCGAAGCTTCAGACTTTGAGCGTGCCCGCAAAAAGAAAATCGGGGGATATTTGCGCATGCTTAATTCACCGGAGAATATTGCACATGAATTTACCCGTGAGCAGTTCCGTGGCGGTGATTTTTTCAACATGGTTCCCATATATGAATCAATCACACTGGAGGAAGTAAATCGCAGACTGGAAGAGCATATTCGCTGGGAACAACTGGCTGTATCGCTTGTCGTGAGTCCGTAA
- the pgsA gene encoding CDP-diacylglycerol--glycerol-3-phosphate 3-phosphatidyltransferase gives MNLPNRITLARICLIPFLMVFLLVDFPFYPEPLQIGSLSLPYNQLIAAIIFIIAASTDGIDGYLARKNNMVTNLGKLLDPLADKLLVTAVLISLVEMGKLDSWIAVVIISREFAVTGLRQIALLDGSVVAASSWGKLKTVVQIIAIVLLLLNNFPFSYTGVHVDVIAVWAAAIITIWSGIDYFIKNKNLLNLSKA, from the coding sequence GTGAATTTACCCAACCGGATTACGCTTGCACGAATTTGCTTAATCCCTTTTTTAATGGTGTTTCTGCTCGTGGACTTTCCATTTTATCCGGAGCCTTTGCAGATTGGAAGTTTATCGCTTCCGTATAATCAGCTGATCGCTGCCATTATCTTCATCATTGCAGCCAGTACGGATGGAATTGATGGATATCTGGCACGAAAAAACAATATGGTCACCAATTTGGGCAAGCTGCTTGACCCTCTGGCTGACAAGCTGTTAGTGACTGCAGTGCTCATTTCACTTGTTGAGATGGGTAAGCTGGATTCATGGATTGCTGTCGTCATCATCAGTCGGGAGTTTGCGGTGACGGGTCTTCGCCAAATTGCTTTGCTGGATGGATCGGTTGTTGCGGCCAGCAGCTGGGGCAAGCTGAAAACCGTCGTGCAGATCATAGCGATCGTTTTGCTTCTGCTTAACAACTTCCCGTTCTCTTATACCGGGGTTCATGTTGATGTTATAGCAGTTTGGGCCGCGGCGATTATTACAATTTGGTCTGGCATTGATTATTTCATCAAAAACAAAAATTTGCTTAATTTATCAAAAGCGTAA
- the yfmF gene encoding EF-P 5-aminopentanol modification-associated protein YfmF: MNTSGFERGSQKEFRIHVMPTKRFKTFAISLYAGVPLQEETVTKVALTPFVLRRGTQSYPETTEFREQLEHLYGAGFGFDVYKRGDYQIVQFRMDTINDSFVGGDEQLLDRSFAFLGEVLTRPALEDGHFRTAYVQSERETVRKQLESVVNDKMRYAAERSIEEMCKNEPYRLHPLGKRQDLPGIEPDALTTAYQTWLQQASMDLYVVGDTTLEEVESLVQKHFDVNRAHSSNYVTNQAVRGDKEVETVVERLNVNQGKLNMGLRTSITYGDPQYAAALMYNGILGGYPHSKLFVNVREKESLAYYASSRYDGHKGIATIQSGIEIPNYEKAVTIIKQQLDEMKNGNISDLEMSQTKAMIRNLLKEMQDSAFEMIAYDFNRQLSGKERTADELLAQVEQISKENVREAAEQFRLDTIYFLRDEKGE; this comes from the coding sequence TTGAATACATCAGGATTTGAACGGGGCAGCCAAAAGGAGTTTCGTATCCATGTAATGCCCACTAAACGTTTCAAGACTTTTGCTATCTCGTTGTATGCAGGAGTCCCGCTGCAAGAGGAAACGGTCACCAAAGTAGCGCTTACGCCATTTGTGCTTCGTCGTGGAACCCAGTCTTATCCTGAAACAACGGAGTTTCGTGAGCAATTGGAACATTTGTATGGGGCTGGTTTCGGGTTTGACGTATACAAGCGCGGAGATTACCAGATCGTGCAATTCCGGATGGACACGATTAATGATTCCTTTGTAGGCGGGGATGAACAGCTTCTGGATCGTTCCTTTGCGTTTTTGGGAGAGGTACTTACTCGGCCGGCTCTGGAAGATGGGCATTTCCGGACAGCCTATGTGCAGTCAGAACGTGAGACTGTCCGCAAACAGCTGGAGTCTGTTGTAAATGATAAAATGCGTTATGCGGCAGAGCGCAGTATCGAGGAAATGTGTAAAAACGAGCCGTATCGCCTGCATCCATTAGGGAAACGTCAGGATTTGCCGGGAATTGAACCCGATGCCTTAACTACCGCTTATCAGACGTGGCTGCAGCAGGCAAGTATGGATCTGTATGTAGTAGGCGACACGACCCTCGAAGAAGTAGAAAGTCTAGTTCAAAAACACTTTGATGTAAATCGTGCACATTCCTCTAATTATGTGACAAACCAGGCCGTCCGTGGTGACAAAGAAGTGGAGACGGTCGTTGAACGACTAAATGTTAACCAAGGCAAACTAAATATGGGACTTCGCACCTCCATTACGTATGGAGACCCGCAATATGCAGCAGCATTAATGTACAACGGCATTCTTGGAGGGTATCCGCATTCCAAATTGTTCGTTAATGTTCGTGAAAAGGAGAGTCTGGCGTACTATGCTTCCTCCCGATATGACGGACATAAAGGCATCGCTACGATTCAATCCGGAATTGAAATTCCCAATTACGAAAAAGCTGTTACGATCATCAAGCAGCAGTTAGATGAAATGAAAAACGGAAACATTAGTGATCTGGAAATGTCTCAGACCAAAGCAATGATCCGCAATTTGCTCAAAGAAATGCAGGATTCTGCTTTTGAGATGATAGCTTATGACTTTAATCGTCAGTTATCAGGCAAAGAGCGGACCGCTGACGAGCTGCTCGCTCAGGTTGAGCAAATCAGCAAAGAAAACGTTCGTGAGGCGGCAGAGCAATTCCGGCTGGACACGATCTACTTCTTGCGGGATGAGAAGGGGGAATAA
- a CDS encoding competence/damage-inducible protein A, with protein MKAEIIAVGTELLLGQIVNTNARYLSRELAAIGIDVYFQTVVGDNLNRLSEAIQIAQGRADVIFFSGGIGPTQDDLTKDAIAAVLGRSLHIDRMAMDKIESFFRDRNVEMTENNRRQAIVVEGGTPLANETGLAAGNAISDNGKHYIVMPGPPKELIPMFEQEVKPWLFQHVLTKEMPIYSKMLKFAGIGESALEDRLLDLIDSQTDPTIAPYASEGEVTVRVSTKAPSENEAKQKLDAMEVLIRERLPEHLYANEDVPIEYTIVTMMSDMGLTLSAAESCTGGLVMQSLTSVPGSASMLKGGIVCYSNEIKEKLLNVPHDYLEGEDAPGAVSPEVAKVLAEQVRMIGDSDFGLAVTGVAGPGYSERKPPGLVFIALAERGKETEIHELRINGNRETVRIRSTKAILYRLWRKLVAMD; from the coding sequence ATGAAGGCAGAAATTATCGCAGTCGGAACAGAGTTGCTGCTCGGACAGATCGTAAATACGAATGCCAGATATTTATCCCGCGAATTGGCTGCTATCGGGATCGACGTTTATTTTCAAACTGTGGTAGGGGACAATCTGAATCGTCTTAGTGAAGCCATTCAAATTGCCCAAGGGCGAGCTGACGTCATTTTCTTTTCGGGCGGTATCGGACCCACGCAGGATGATCTAACCAAGGATGCCATAGCGGCAGTGTTGGGACGCAGCCTACATATCGATCGGATGGCAATGGATAAAATCGAAAGCTTCTTCAGGGATCGCAATGTGGAGATGACAGAGAACAATCGGCGCCAAGCCATCGTGGTTGAAGGAGGGACCCCGCTGGCTAATGAAACAGGCCTTGCGGCGGGGAATGCCATCTCGGATAACGGAAAGCATTATATTGTCATGCCTGGGCCACCAAAAGAACTGATTCCCATGTTTGAGCAAGAAGTCAAACCTTGGTTGTTCCAGCATGTACTTACGAAAGAGATGCCAATCTATTCGAAAATGCTGAAATTTGCCGGGATCGGCGAGTCGGCATTGGAAGACCGTCTGCTTGATTTGATTGATAGCCAAACCGATCCTACGATTGCACCTTATGCAAGTGAGGGAGAAGTAACGGTACGGGTGTCCACCAAAGCCCCCAGTGAGAATGAGGCTAAGCAGAAGCTGGATGCCATGGAGGTACTCATACGGGAACGGTTGCCAGAACACCTCTACGCGAACGAGGATGTGCCTATAGAGTACACTATCGTAACGATGATGTCTGATATGGGTCTGACTCTAAGCGCGGCTGAGAGCTGTACAGGAGGGCTTGTCATGCAGAGTCTGACTTCGGTTCCTGGCAGTGCATCCATGCTTAAAGGCGGAATCGTATGTTATTCCAACGAAATAAAGGAAAAGCTGCTGAATGTTCCTCATGACTATCTGGAGGGGGAAGATGCTCCTGGGGCTGTTAGCCCTGAAGTTGCGAAAGTGTTGGCTGAGCAGGTACGCATGATCGGTGATTCCGATTTTGGTCTGGCCGTTACAGGGGTGGCTGGTCCAGGTTACTCTGAACGCAAGCCACCAGGTCTGGTTTTTATCGCTCTCGCTGAGCGGGGAAAAGAGACGGAGATTCACGAATTGCGTATCAATGGAAATCGGGAGACGGTCCGCATCCGTTCAACCAAGGCTATTTTATACCGTCTATGGCGGAAACTTGTTGCTATGGACTAG
- the ymfI gene encoding elongation factor P 5-aminopentanone reductase, with the protein MKPIGDMTVLVTGASGGIGAAIAERFAMVGMNVVIHYMKSHEAANEAARRCMEKGSGKVMTVSADLRSREQIERMREKLESHGLMPDILVNNAGISHYGLLSDVTEEIWDEVMAINLKGTFMCTQIMMPHMISQRYGRIINVSSIWGLSGASCEVLYSTTKGGVNAFTKALAKELAPSGVTVNAVAPGAVQTSMLNHLDQDELKMLEEEIPAGRLAQPDEISSLVYFLALPESGYINGQIISPNGGWLT; encoded by the coding sequence ATGAAGCCGATTGGAGACATGACAGTACTTGTTACTGGAGCAAGCGGAGGTATAGGGGCAGCTATTGCAGAACGGTTTGCCATGGTTGGCATGAACGTGGTAATCCACTATATGAAATCCCATGAGGCAGCCAACGAGGCGGCGAGAAGGTGCATGGAAAAGGGCAGCGGCAAAGTAATGACGGTGTCCGCAGATCTTCGCAGCCGGGAACAGATTGAACGTATGCGTGAAAAACTGGAGTCCCATGGATTGATGCCTGACATTCTGGTAAATAACGCAGGTATTTCACATTATGGGTTGTTGTCTGACGTGACTGAAGAAATATGGGATGAAGTGATGGCCATTAACTTGAAAGGCACATTTATGTGTACTCAGATCATGATGCCACACATGATTTCGCAGCGTTATGGACGAATTATTAATGTATCCTCCATCTGGGGATTATCAGGCGCATCTTGTGAGGTGTTATACTCCACCACGAAAGGTGGCGTAAATGCCTTTACGAAAGCTCTTGCGAAAGAGCTTGCGCCTTCAGGTGTTACCGTAAATGCGGTAGCCCCCGGAGCTGTACAAACTTCAATGCTGAATCACCTGGATCAGGATGAACTGAAAATGCTGGAGGAGGAAATTCCAGCCGGGCGACTTGCTCAGCCTGATGAAATTTCGTCACTTGTTTATTTTCTCGCGCTACCGGAATCTGGTTATATTAACGGCCAGATCATTAGCCCTAATGGAGGCTGGCTTACCTGA